From the genome of Corallococcus macrosporus DSM 14697:
GAGCTCTATGCTACCTCGGCTCCGCGTCCTCGCGGCTCGGAGGTGACACCCGCCGTGCAGCGGGCGCGTCGGCCCGCGCCCGAGACAGCGCCGGAGCTGCACGCCGTGCTCTCCGCCTTCGCCTCGCGGGCGCAGGCGCTGCGTCAGCAGGTGGCGCGGGGTGGGGTGATGCCCGCCGCGCAGGTGGAGAACTGGGAGCAGATGACCTTCGCGCTGGACGGCTTCCTGTCGCGTCCAGCCGCGCCGCGCGTCGGCTCCGGCGACCTGTTGCGCGCCCAGAGCGTCCTGGAGGCCGAGCTGGAGCGGGATGGCTTCACCTACGGCGACATGCCGGCCTCCCTGGCGGAGGCCGTGGTGCTGCGCGTGGGCCGGCTGGCGGTGCGCACCGCGGAGCTGCGCCGCCTGGAGCAGCCGCCGGAGCCGGACGAGGATGCGCCTCCGCGCTTCTCCTGGCCGGTGGACCCGGTGTCCGTCACCAGCCTCTTCGGTTATCGCTGGCATCCCGTGACGGGCGTGCACCGGCGCCACCTGGGTGTCGACCTGGCCGCCACGCAGGGCCAGCCCATCTACACGGCGGAAAAGGGCGTGGTGCTGCGGGCGGGCCGCAACGGCGACCATGGCCTCCAGGTGGAGGTCCAGCACGAGGGCCGCTGGGTGACGCGTTACAGCCACCTGTCCCGCCTGCTGGTGGCGGCAGGTGAGGTGCTGGAGCGCGGCATCGCCGTGGGGCTCGCGGGAGAGACGGGCCTGGCCACCGGCGTCCACCTGCACTTCGAGCTGTGGCGCGACGGCGAGCCCATGGACCCACTGGAGGCGCTGGCGGACGCGGAACCACCACCCGAGCCCACACCGCCCATGGCGCGGAGACCCGCCGGCCGCTCCCCCGCAATGCAACAGGGGCGCCCCCTTGCGGGTGAGCGCCCCTGAGCGAAGCCCACGCGGCGGTGGCCTAGAGCGAGTTCTTCAGCTCCTTGGCGGGCCGGAAGCCAATCGTCTTCGACGCCTTGAGCTTCATCATCTCGTTGGTCTGGGGGTTGCGGATCTTGCGCGCCTTGCGCGAGCGAACCGACCAGGTTCCAAAGCCGGGGTAGCTGAAGCGAGCGTCCTTCTTCACCGCCTTGCCGATGTTGGTGAAGACGATGTCGAGGATCTGCGCCGCCGACTTCTTGGTGAGACGTGTCTGCGCCGCCACCACCTCGACGAGTTCTGCCTTGGTCATTACGCCCCTCCGTCCGTTGTCTGGCCTTGAAGTGCTTTAACCCGGCCGGTGGTAACAAATCGCTCTTTTCCCTGTCAATGCCGGCCGCGGTTTGGAGCCGGAAAATCGGCCTCCAGACGAAAAGTTGGCCCTCTGAAACACAGGGCGTAGGAAGAGCGTGGCGCGACGCTTCCGATACATCATCGCAGCCCATGAATGATGAATGGGAAAGAGCTGTGTGTGATCGCGATTCGAAGAAAGTCTTTGAAATAATGATCGCTTGCGAGGGTGCGCTGATCGCGTGCGCGTGAGTCCCCGGCGGGAAGGCGCTAGGATGCTGGCTTGCGTGCGTTTTCGAACCTTCCTGCTCTTGAGCCTGCTGCTTGCCGGTGCCTGCCGGAGCGCCTCGCACCGCGAGGCCCTCTCCGTGCCAGGCGCCTCCACCGTCATCTGGGTAGACGCGGCCCGGGAGGGCCCTGGCGACGGCTCGCGTGATCGCCCGCTGCAGTCGCTGGGGGAGGCACTGGCCCGGCCCGGACCGTTGACCGTGCGGCTGGCGCCGGGCCGGTACGAGGGGCCCTTCGTCCTTCCGCCAGGTGCTCGGCTGGAGGGACTGGGGACGGGCGTGGTGCTGCACGCGGGGGATGACTCCCACACCGTGCTGAAGATGGATGAAGGTGGGATTTTGTCGGGCGTGGTGGTTCAGGGTGGTCAATGGGGGCTGGAGGTGACTGGCGGGAGCCATGTGCGGCTGGAGCGGGTGGGCTTCAGCGGACAGCGGACGGGGGCGGTGCGGGTGGAGTCGGGACGCCTGGACGTGGAGGCCAGCCGCTTCGAGGCGGCGCCGACGGCCACGGTGGGCATCCTGCTCGAAAGCAAGAGCCCCCTGCCTCCGGGCAGTGGCGCCATGGCCACGGGGGCGGAGCGCCTGGCCACGGCTCCCGAGGCGCCGGGGACGGCCCCGCGGCAGGTGGCGGAGGCCCGCGCGGACGCTGGGGCGGACCCGGGGCAGGTGGCGGAGGCCCGCGCGGACGCTGGGACGGCCCCGCGGCAGGTGGCGGAGGCCCGCGCGGACGCTGGGACGGCCCCGCGGCAGGTGGCGGAGGCCCGCGCGGACGCTGGGGCGGACCCGGGGCGCCC
Proteins encoded in this window:
- a CDS encoding HU family DNA-binding protein, with amino-acid sequence MTKAELVEVVAAQTRLTKKSAAQILDIVFTNIGKAVKKDARFSYPGFGTWSVRSRKARKIRNPQTNEMMKLKASKTIGFRPAKELKNSL
- a CDS encoding M23 family metallopeptidase yields the protein MRRLSLLAFVTACACASRGAEPKMSFEELYATSAPRPRGSEVTPAVQRARRPAPETAPELHAVLSAFASRAQALRQQVARGGVMPAAQVENWEQMTFALDGFLSRPAAPRVGSGDLLRAQSVLEAELERDGFTYGDMPASLAEAVVLRVGRLAVRTAELRRLEQPPEPDEDAPPRFSWPVDPVSVTSLFGYRWHPVTGVHRRHLGVDLAATQGQPIYTAEKGVVLRAGRNGDHGLQVEVQHEGRWVTRYSHLSRLLVAAGEVLERGIAVGLAGETGLATGVHLHFELWRDGEPMDPLEALADAEPPPEPTPPMARRPAGRSPAMQQGRPLAGERP